The following are from one region of the Paenibacillus sp. KS-LC4 genome:
- the trxB gene encoding thioredoxin-disulfide reductase, whose amino-acid sequence MYKAIIIGTGPAGLTAAIYLARANMKPLVIEGPEPGGQLTTTTEVENFPGFPEGIMGPDLMANMRKQAERFGAEFITGWVNSVDTSARPFKLQVEGKGEYVGESLIISTGASAKYLGIPGEKENVGRGVSTCATCDGFFFRGKKIVVVGGGDSAMEEASFLTRFATNVELVNRRDELRASKIMQDRARENEKIDWSLNRTPVEVVAGPMGVTGLKVRNNETGSEEIIETHGIFIAIGHTPNTAFLNGQIDTDEHGYIKVKPGTSETNVPGIFACGDVQDSKYRQAITAAGSGCMAALDCERFLEGSMTHDWSQSL is encoded by the coding sequence ATGTATAAAGCGATTATTATCGGTACGGGTCCTGCGGGACTGACGGCTGCGATTTATTTGGCTCGTGCTAACATGAAGCCGCTAGTTATTGAAGGACCGGAGCCGGGCGGTCAATTGACGACAACGACGGAGGTAGAGAACTTTCCGGGCTTCCCAGAAGGCATTATGGGTCCAGACTTGATGGCTAATATGCGCAAGCAAGCGGAGCGTTTCGGCGCAGAGTTTATTACAGGCTGGGTAAACAGCGTGGATACTTCCGCGAGACCGTTCAAGCTGCAAGTAGAAGGCAAGGGCGAATACGTAGGCGAGTCGCTTATTATTTCGACAGGCGCTTCAGCTAAATACCTAGGCATTCCTGGGGAAAAAGAAAACGTTGGCCGTGGTGTCAGCACTTGCGCCACTTGCGACGGATTTTTCTTCCGCGGCAAGAAAATCGTTGTAGTTGGCGGCGGAGACTCCGCTATGGAGGAAGCTAGCTTCCTGACTCGCTTCGCAACGAATGTAGAGCTTGTTAATCGCCGCGATGAGCTGCGTGCTTCCAAGATTATGCAGGACCGCGCACGCGAAAATGAAAAAATCGACTGGAGCCTAAACCGTACGCCAGTTGAGGTTGTAGCTGGGCCAATGGGCGTTACTGGTCTTAAAGTGCGCAACAATGAAACAGGCAGTGAAGAAATCATTGAGACGCACGGTATTTTCATAGCGATCGGACATACGCCAAACACCGCCTTCCTCAATGGACAAATTGATACCGATGAGCATGGCTACATTAAAGTGAAGCCGGGCACTTCCGAGACGAACGTCCCGGGTATTTTCGCTTGCGGCGACGTGCAGGATAGCAAATATCGCCAAGCGATTACCGCTGCTGGCAGTGGCTGTATGGCGGCGCTTGACTGCGAGCGTTTCCTTGAAGGCAGCATGACGCATGACTGGAGCCAATCTCTGTAA
- the rapZ gene encoding RNase adapter RapZ, whose product METAAALAKLVIITGMSGAGKTIAVQSLEDLGFFCVDNLPPVLIPKFAELIEQSNGKIGKVALVIDLRGREFFTALAESLSYIKDHSTISCEILFLDATDGVLVQRYKESRRRHPLVPDGLPLDGIKLERRMLEDLKGSASLVIDTSSIKPAQLKERIISKFTNLEQNNLSVNVISFGFKYGIPIDADLIYDVRFLPNPHYIEHLRPNTGQTPEVYEYVMKWPETQAFLAKLVDMLQFLLPLYHKEGKSQVVIGIGCTGGKHRSVAISEYLGRVLGSSDTERVRVSHRDSDRDKH is encoded by the coding sequence ATGGAGACGGCAGCAGCACTAGCGAAGCTTGTTATTATTACAGGGATGTCAGGTGCGGGCAAAACGATTGCTGTACAAAGTCTGGAGGATCTTGGCTTCTTCTGCGTCGATAATTTGCCCCCAGTACTTATCCCGAAGTTTGCTGAGCTGATTGAGCAATCAAACGGGAAAATCGGCAAGGTTGCATTGGTTATTGACTTGCGCGGCAGGGAGTTTTTCACAGCTTTAGCGGAGTCTTTAAGTTATATTAAAGACCATTCTACCATAAGCTGTGAGATACTGTTCCTGGATGCGACGGATGGCGTGCTTGTTCAACGCTATAAGGAAAGCCGCCGTCGCCACCCGCTTGTGCCCGATGGCTTGCCGCTGGACGGCATTAAGCTGGAACGCAGAATGCTGGAGGATCTGAAGGGGTCTGCTTCGTTGGTTATTGATACGAGCAGCATCAAGCCCGCGCAGTTGAAGGAGCGCATCATTTCCAAGTTCACGAACCTGGAGCAAAACAACTTATCAGTCAATGTCATTTCCTTCGGCTTCAAATATGGCATTCCGATTGATGCAGATTTAATTTATGATGTCCGTTTTTTACCTAATCCTCATTATATAGAGCATCTGCGCCCAAATACCGGTCAGACGCCAGAGGTTTATGAATATGTGATGAAATGGCCGGAAACGCAGGCGTTTCTGGCTAAGCTGGTTGACATGCTCCAGTTCCTTCTTCCACTTTATCATAAGGAAGGGAAGAGCCAGGTCGTTATCGGCATTGGCTGCACCGGAGGAAAACACCGCTCGGTGGCGATTTCGGAATACTTGGGCCGTGTGCTGGGGAGCAGCGATACGGAACGGGTACGCGTCAGCCATCGCGATTCCGACCGCGACAAGCATTAA
- the hisH gene encoding imidazole glycerol phosphate synthase subunit HisH, with translation MIAIIDYGMGNLHSVSKAVERLGYEAVVTADPQEILAADGAILPGVGAFGDAMGNLRETKLDEVVKQYAASGKPLLGICLGMQLLFTASEEYGDNEGLGLLPGKVIRFQGDYKIPHMGWNKLSFEQGQSPLFAGLTEGHVYFVHSFHARPEQGSDLLATTDYYQQVTAIVGREQVYGMQFHPEKSGELGMQLLGNFLALTGSSKA, from the coding sequence ATGATTGCGATCATTGATTACGGCATGGGCAACCTTCACAGCGTCAGCAAGGCGGTTGAGCGTCTAGGCTATGAGGCGGTTGTAACGGCTGATCCGCAGGAGATTTTAGCAGCGGATGGCGCGATTTTGCCAGGTGTCGGCGCTTTCGGTGATGCGATGGGTAATTTGCGCGAGACGAAGCTCGATGAGGTGGTCAAGCAGTATGCCGCCTCTGGCAAGCCGCTGCTGGGCATTTGCCTCGGCATGCAGCTGTTGTTCACCGCGAGCGAGGAATACGGCGACAACGAGGGCCTCGGTCTTCTGCCAGGCAAGGTCATCCGTTTCCAAGGCGACTACAAAATTCCGCATATGGGCTGGAATAAGCTTAGCTTCGAGCAGGGGCAAAGCCCGCTATTCGCAGGCCTTACAGAGGGCCATGTGTATTTCGTCCACTCCTTCCATGCGAGGCCGGAGCAAGGCAGTGATTTGCTGGCTACAACTGATTATTATCAGCAGGTAACGGCTATCGTTGGGCGTGAGCAAGTATACGGCATGCAGTTCCATCCGGAAAAAAGCGGAGAGCTCGGCATGCAGCTGCTGGGCAACTTCCTTGCTTTGACGGGAAGCAGCAAGGCTTAG
- a CDS encoding ribose-phosphate pyrophosphokinase, whose amino-acid sequence MLSDKLRIFSGSSNPELAQKIASDLGLTLGAIKMSRFKSGEIYVHYEETIRNCDVFLVQSFSHPINEYFVELLVMIDAAKRASAKTINIIMPYYGYARQERKSSPREPITAKMVADVLTTVGATRVVTIDLHAPAIQGFFNIPVDHMTALDLLSDYLKSKNIKNPVVVSPDAGRASTAEKLANYLDTSFAIMIKKRPAHNESSITHVIGDVEGQTPIIIEDLIDTGTTIVNVVESLKERGAEDVYVCATHPLFSGNAIERLDIPSIREVVVTDSILLPDNRPDRFTVLSVAPLLAEATRIIIEGGSISTLFKNAGV is encoded by the coding sequence ATGTTAAGCGACAAGTTGCGTATTTTCTCGGGATCGTCTAATCCGGAACTAGCTCAGAAGATTGCTTCGGATTTAGGATTGACGCTCGGTGCCATTAAGATGTCCAGATTCAAGAGTGGCGAAATTTATGTCCACTATGAGGAAACCATCCGGAACTGCGACGTGTTTCTGGTTCAATCGTTTTCGCATCCGATCAACGAATATTTCGTGGAGCTGCTTGTCATGATTGATGCGGCGAAACGGGCTTCGGCGAAAACCATCAACATCATTATGCCGTATTACGGTTATGCCCGTCAGGAGCGTAAATCCTCGCCGCGGGAACCGATTACCGCAAAAATGGTTGCAGACGTATTGACGACAGTTGGGGCGACCCGCGTCGTTACGATTGACCTGCATGCACCAGCGATTCAGGGCTTCTTTAATATTCCAGTTGATCATATGACAGCTCTTGATCTGCTCAGCGATTATTTGAAATCGAAGAATATTAAAAACCCAGTTGTCGTTTCGCCAGATGCAGGACGTGCTTCAACTGCCGAGAAGCTTGCCAACTACTTGGACACTTCGTTCGCGATTATGATCAAGAAACGTCCGGCACACAATGAATCGTCGATTACCCATGTTATTGGTGATGTTGAAGGTCAGACACCGATTATTATTGAGGATCTGATTGATACCGGCACAACGATTGTTAATGTAGTGGAAAGCCTGAAGGAACGTGGTGCGGAAGATGTGTACGTGTGCGCTACTCACCCTCTGTTTTCCGGCAATGCAATTGAGCGTTTGGATATTCCAAGTATTAGAGAAGTAGTCGTAACCGACTCGATTCTCCTGCCTGACAATCGTCCTGACCGTTTCACTGTGCTGTCGGTTGCTCCACTTCTTGCGGAAGCGACCCGCATCATTATTGAAGGCGGTTCGATCAGCACCCTGTTCAAAAACGCAGGCGTGTAA
- the hisF gene encoding imidazole glycerol phosphate synthase subunit HisF, giving the protein MLAKRIIPCLDVKDGRVVKGVNFVNLRDAGDPVELASTYDREGADELVFLDISASVEGRATMIEVVKRTAGEITIPFTVGGGISHVDDMKRLLRAGADKIGINTAAVKNPSLVRDGSRKFGSQCIVVAIDAKFNEAWGEWEVYTHGGRQATGIKALEWASEVERLGAGEILLTSMDADGTKDGFDLPLTSAVSGKLGIPVIASGGAGRIEHFSDVFDQGRADAALAATIFHYKEMTIREVKDDLRQKGVEVR; this is encoded by the coding sequence ATGCTGGCAAAACGCATTATTCCATGTCTCGATGTCAAAGACGGCCGTGTCGTGAAGGGCGTAAATTTCGTTAACTTGCGCGATGCGGGCGATCCAGTCGAGCTGGCATCCACCTATGATCGCGAGGGCGCGGATGAGCTCGTATTTCTCGATATTTCCGCCTCGGTTGAGGGCAGGGCTACGATGATTGAGGTCGTCAAGCGGACAGCTGGCGAAATTACGATTCCATTCACTGTTGGCGGCGGCATCTCGCATGTGGATGACATGAAGCGGCTGCTGCGGGCAGGAGCAGACAAGATCGGCATTAATACGGCCGCAGTTAAAAATCCTTCGCTCGTGCGCGATGGCTCGCGCAAATTTGGCTCCCAATGCATCGTTGTCGCGATTGATGCGAAGTTCAACGAGGCATGGGGCGAGTGGGAAGTGTACACGCACGGCGGCCGCCAGGCGACAGGCATTAAAGCGCTGGAGTGGGCGAGCGAGGTGGAGAGACTGGGCGCTGGCGAGATTTTGCTGACGAGCATGGATGCCGACGGCACGAAGGATGGCTTTGATCTTCCGCTGACCTCTGCTGTATCTGGCAAGCTGGGCATTCCGGTTATTGCCTCGGGCGGAGCAGGCCGCATTGAGCATTTCAGTGATGTTTTCGATCAGGGCAGGGCGGATGCAGCGCTGGCGGCAACGATTTTTCACTATAAAGAAATGACGATTCGCGAAGTGAAGGATGATTTGCGGCAGAAGGGCGTGGAGGTTAGATGA
- the hisJ gene encoding histidinol-phosphatase HisJ — protein sequence MLIDYHTHHVRCGHAVGTLEEYVQKGIELGLDQLGLSDHLPLIHVDPATYYPEMAMPMEELPRYVEECLTLKEKYKHQIDIRVGLEGDYIEGYERQIEDILKAYPFDYVIGSVHFLGEWDITDFRQTHGWEGKNRLAVYEQYYDAVQKAAATGLYDFIGHIDVIKRFGFKPEEDVTHLENAALEAVKRHGVAIELNASGLRTPAEEMFPSRRMLEYAHRLGIPITVGSDAHQPERLAQYLDQARLMLKEVGFSQLATFDRRKLVSIDF from the coding sequence ATGCTAATCGATTACCACACGCATCATGTTCGCTGCGGGCATGCAGTGGGCACGCTGGAGGAATATGTTCAGAAGGGCATTGAACTGGGGCTTGATCAGCTCGGACTGTCCGACCATCTGCCCCTTATCCATGTCGATCCGGCAACGTATTATCCAGAGATGGCTATGCCGATGGAAGAGCTGCCGCGTTATGTCGAGGAATGTTTGACGCTTAAGGAGAAGTACAAACATCAAATTGATATACGTGTTGGGCTAGAAGGAGATTATATCGAGGGCTATGAGCGGCAGATCGAGGATATTCTTAAAGCATACCCGTTCGATTACGTAATCGGCTCGGTGCATTTTCTAGGTGAGTGGGATATTACCGATTTTCGCCAGACGCATGGCTGGGAAGGCAAAAACCGGCTGGCGGTGTATGAGCAGTATTATGATGCGGTGCAGAAGGCGGCGGCCACAGGGCTGTATGATTTTATCGGGCATATTGATGTAATCAAGCGTTTTGGCTTTAAGCCGGAGGAAGATGTTACGCATTTGGAAAATGCAGCGCTCGAAGCCGTCAAGCGGCATGGCGTCGCGATTGAATTGAATGCCTCGGGCTTGCGAACGCCTGCGGAGGAAATGTTTCCGAGCCGCAGAATGCTTGAATATGCGCATAGGCTGGGCATCCCAATTACGGTCGGCTCGGACGCGCATCAGCCAGAAAGACTGGCACAATACCTTGATCAAGCGCGTCTGATGTTGAAAGAAGTCGGTTTTTCGCAGCTCGCGACCTTTGATCGTCGAAAATTAGTCAGTATTGATTTTTGA
- a CDS encoding glycerol-3-phosphate responsive antiterminator — protein sequence MPFHNQQILPAPRKTKDLEKLMTSDFSYIVLLETHISQLKSIFELANAHGKKILLHADLIGGLKNDEYAAEYLCQMIRPAGLISTRSAVISTAKKNDLIAIQRLFLLDTHALEKSYVLLERTKPDYIEVLPGVMPHMIREVFERTGIPIFAGGLIRTVADVENAIAAGASAVTTSRSELWTHFASKNQ from the coding sequence TTGCCCTTTCACAACCAGCAAATATTGCCTGCTCCAAGAAAAACAAAGGATTTGGAAAAGCTGATGACTTCTGACTTCTCCTATATCGTGCTGCTGGAGACGCATATCAGCCAATTGAAGAGCATTTTTGAGCTGGCCAATGCCCATGGCAAAAAAATTCTGCTCCACGCCGATTTAATTGGCGGTCTCAAAAATGACGAATACGCCGCCGAATATTTGTGCCAGATGATTCGCCCGGCCGGGCTTATTTCTACGCGCAGCGCCGTAATTAGTACCGCAAAGAAAAACGACCTCATTGCGATACAGCGCTTGTTCCTGCTGGACACGCACGCATTGGAGAAAAGCTATGTGCTGCTGGAGCGCACGAAGCCTGACTATATTGAGGTGCTGCCAGGCGTCATGCCGCACATGATTCGCGAGGTTTTCGAGCGGACGGGCATCCCGATTTTTGCTGGCGGACTGATTCGTACTGTAGCAGATGTTGAAAATGCGATTGCGGCTGGCGCTTCAGCAGTGACCACCTCGCGCAGCGAGCTGTGGACGCACTTCGCTTCTAAGAACCAATAG
- the hisIE gene encoding bifunctional phosphoribosyl-AMP cyclohydrolase/phosphoribosyl-ATP diphosphatase HisIE, whose protein sequence is MTDWLKQIKWSEDGLVPAIVQDVQSKEVLMLAYMNEESLKLSVETGSTWFWSRSRSELWNKGATSGHTQRIASLSYDCDGDTLLVRVQQVGPACHTGSYSCFFNAIELADKAKGANSNVDPALTGAAADAADQGGDRFAILGSLEAVIAERHAERPEGAYTTYLFDKGIDKILKKVGEEATEAIIAAKNQDNDELRSEASDLIFHLLVLLRERGLPLDDVMQELVQRHGKPASNNAMKREQSKA, encoded by the coding sequence ATGACAGACTGGTTAAAGCAGATTAAGTGGAGCGAGGACGGCCTTGTGCCAGCGATCGTACAGGATGTGCAGAGCAAGGAGGTGCTGATGCTCGCTTATATGAACGAGGAGTCGCTTAAGCTTTCGGTGGAAACAGGCTCAACCTGGTTCTGGAGCCGCTCGCGCAGCGAGCTGTGGAACAAGGGCGCAACGAGCGGCCACACGCAGCGCATTGCGTCTTTATCCTATGACTGCGACGGCGACACGCTGTTGGTACGTGTTCAGCAAGTAGGTCCTGCTTGTCATACAGGAAGCTATAGCTGCTTTTTCAATGCTATCGAGCTGGCGGATAAAGCAAAAGGGGCCAATTCCAACGTAGACCCTGCGTTAACCGGGGCAGCTGCCGATGCAGCCGACCAAGGCGGCGATCGCTTCGCGATATTGGGAAGTCTGGAAGCCGTCATTGCCGAGCGTCATGCGGAGCGTCCAGAAGGTGCGTATACGACATATTTATTCGATAAAGGCATTGATAAAATTCTAAAAAAAGTTGGCGAGGAAGCAACCGAAGCGATTATCGCGGCGAAAAATCAGGATAACGACGAGCTGCGCTCTGAGGCGAGCGATCTGATATTCCATCTGCTCGTGCTGCTCAGAGAACGGGGCCTGCCACTCGATGATGTGATGCAGGAGCTTGTGCAGCGCCACGGGAAACCAGCCAGCAATAATGCAATGAAACGCGAGCAGTCCAAAGCCTAG
- a CDS encoding ROK family glucokinase, with product MSQKIYVGIDVGGTAIKVGLCNENGDLLHTYEGPTETSKGTDVILENIATYARAIVAESSYEWEQVGGVGVGIAGFLDIPTGYIKFAPNLKIRDVNLKDYLEAKLATKVLVNNDANVAALGEAWAGAGKGIDHCVCYTLGTGVGGGIIIGGKIVEGFAGMAGELGHIAIVPDLEAIQCGCGKMGCLETVSSATGIIRMAKDAVERGDRTTLAQVTDIMAKDVIDAAKAGDEVAIRIVSRAAYYLGRSMALMAVVLNPECFIIGGGVSKAGDFLFDQIREVFEKYTQKEAQDGVKIIPATLGNNAGVVGAAGLILRS from the coding sequence ATGTCTCAAAAGATTTACGTTGGAATCGATGTTGGCGGAACGGCAATTAAGGTCGGATTGTGCAACGAGAACGGGGATTTGCTTCATACGTATGAAGGTCCCACAGAAACGAGTAAAGGTACGGATGTCATCCTTGAAAATATTGCCACTTATGCGCGTGCCATCGTCGCTGAATCTTCCTATGAATGGGAGCAGGTTGGCGGCGTAGGCGTTGGAATAGCCGGTTTCTTGGACATTCCGACGGGCTATATTAAGTTCGCGCCGAATTTGAAGATTCGCGACGTAAATTTGAAAGATTATTTGGAAGCCAAGCTTGCAACTAAAGTGCTGGTTAACAATGATGCTAACGTGGCAGCGCTGGGTGAAGCCTGGGCTGGCGCAGGGAAGGGCATCGATCACTGCGTATGCTATACGCTTGGTACGGGCGTAGGCGGCGGTATTATTATCGGCGGCAAAATCGTCGAAGGTTTTGCGGGTATGGCTGGCGAGCTTGGACATATTGCAATTGTGCCGGACCTGGAAGCCATTCAGTGCGGCTGCGGCAAAATGGGCTGCTTGGAAACTGTATCCTCTGCAACGGGCATTATCCGTATGGCAAAGGATGCCGTGGAGCGTGGCGATCGTACGACGCTTGCTCAAGTGACGGACATTATGGCGAAGGACGTTATTGATGCAGCAAAAGCTGGAGATGAAGTGGCTATACGCATTGTAAGCCGCGCTGCGTATTATTTGGGACGCTCGATGGCGCTCATGGCCGTCGTGCTGAATCCGGAATGCTTCATTATTGGCGGGGGCGTATCCAAGGCCGGCGATTTTCTGTTCGATCAAATTCGCGAAGTATTCGAGAAGTATACACAGAAAGAAGCGCAGGATGGCGTGAAAATCATCCCTGCTACGCTCGGCAACAATGCAGGTGTCGTTGGCGCTGCTGGATTGATTTTGCGCTCGTAG
- a CDS encoding tetratricopeptide repeat protein: protein MKGKKRAATADPKTKIIPVQWDATFFFERAVRSLDRYHYDKALKYFRRAVEYEPENPVNHCNMAGILSEMGNYEESNKILHWIVDVLDPTMTECHFYMANNYANMEQYEAAEGALVHYLEEDADGQYLDEAEEMMELLDYELERPTRVTSIKAREGLFEHDQARTLLEEGKFTEAVRLLEDIIAAQPEFLAARNNLALAYYYMGLFDKAMGTIHEALDIDAGNLHALCNLAIFYQHAEDEKSLAPLVELLRKTAPFHEEHVFKLATTMGILGEHEAAYRHFLRLLKDPDLNQDPCLYHYAAVAACNIGRFHEAERLWRQTAKLDPKSNIPRYYMEQLELVKQGQHKSTVSYHYHLPFEEQFKLWENSSDGLPDHLKRDPLVRSSFFWALRHGDRNTKLQVIQALGMIADNEVKDALKAFLIEPGEDDYLKRIAIFVLRTIDVQEPLQAVLEGKATVIEPNRVPSRLPVWEAKWQEVVEAALSRMNKRYDLIQQHDLMTLWVEFLSRVYPDVPKLSKVEGWAAALEYLTAKMHRRTISYHEVSVRYGTSIATVSKNAKRIDQVCGIKEKMRSINSVFAPDEPLE from the coding sequence ATGAAGGGAAAGAAACGCGCAGCCACAGCTGACCCAAAGACGAAAATCATACCTGTTCAGTGGGATGCCACATTCTTTTTCGAACGGGCTGTCCGCTCGTTGGACCGATACCACTATGACAAGGCACTTAAATATTTTCGCCGTGCTGTGGAATATGAGCCGGAAAATCCGGTTAACCATTGTAATATGGCAGGCATTTTATCGGAAATGGGCAACTATGAGGAATCCAATAAAATTTTGCATTGGATTGTCGATGTGCTTGATCCTACGATGACGGAATGCCATTTCTATATGGCGAACAACTATGCTAACATGGAACAATATGAAGCCGCTGAAGGGGCACTGGTACACTATCTCGAAGAGGATGCGGATGGGCAGTACCTCGATGAGGCGGAAGAAATGATGGAATTGCTCGATTATGAGCTGGAGCGTCCAACGCGGGTAACGAGCATTAAGGCGCGTGAAGGTCTGTTCGAGCATGATCAGGCACGCACGCTGCTAGAGGAAGGCAAGTTCACCGAGGCGGTTCGCCTGCTGGAGGACATTATTGCGGCGCAGCCGGAATTTCTGGCAGCACGCAACAATTTGGCGCTCGCTTATTATTATATGGGTCTGTTCGATAAAGCAATGGGAACGATACATGAGGCGCTTGATATTGATGCAGGCAATCTGCATGCCTTGTGCAATTTGGCGATCTTCTACCAGCATGCCGAGGATGAGAAAAGCTTGGCCCCGCTAGTGGAGCTGCTGCGCAAGACGGCCCCTTTTCACGAGGAGCATGTGTTCAAGCTGGCTACGACGATGGGCATTCTTGGCGAGCACGAGGCGGCTTACCGTCACTTCCTTCGCTTGCTGAAGGACCCTGATCTGAATCAGGACCCGTGCCTTTATCATTATGCGGCTGTAGCGGCCTGCAATATTGGGCGATTCCATGAAGCTGAGCGGCTATGGCGGCAGACAGCAAAGCTCGATCCAAAATCGAATATTCCTCGCTATTACATGGAACAGCTGGAGCTGGTGAAGCAAGGGCAGCACAAATCAACGGTCAGCTACCATTATCATTTGCCGTTTGAGGAGCAATTCAAGCTTTGGGAAAATTCCTCGGATGGACTGCCCGATCATTTGAAGCGTGATCCGCTCGTTCGCTCCTCCTTCTTCTGGGCGCTGCGTCACGGCGATCGCAACACGAAGCTGCAGGTTATTCAAGCGCTCGGCATGATTGCCGACAACGAGGTAAAGGATGCGCTCAAAGCGTTTCTGATTGAACCGGGCGAAGATGATTATTTGAAGCGGATTGCGATATTCGTTCTGCGTACGATTGATGTACAGGAGCCATTGCAGGCCGTATTGGAGGGCAAGGCAACGGTCATCGAACCGAACCGTGTTCCTTCACGACTGCCCGTATGGGAAGCCAAATGGCAGGAAGTTGTCGAGGCCGCGCTTTCGCGCATGAACAAGCGTTATGATTTAATTCAACAGCATGATCTCATGACGCTGTGGGTCGAGTTTCTAAGTCGGGTATATCCGGACGTTCCGAAGCTCAGCAAGGTGGAAGGCTGGGCAGCAGCGCTGGAATATTTGACGGCTAAGATGCATCGTCGCACGATTTCGTATCATGAGGTATCTGTTCGTTATGGCACTTCCATTGCAACGGTCAGCAAAAATGCGAAGCGAATCGATCAAGTGTGCGGCATCAAGGAAAAGATGCGTTCGATTAATTCGGTATTTGCGCCAGATGAGCCGCTGGAATAG
- the hisB gene encoding imidazoleglycerol-phosphate dehydratase HisB, giving the protein MAELTGRVSEVARKTNETDIKLAFSVDGSGAASLETDVPFLNHMLDLFTKHGQFDLTVNAKGDIEIDDHHTVEDIGICLGQTLREALGDKRGIKRYASVFVPMDEALAQVIIDVSNRPHFEYRAEYPSSQVGSFSVELVQEFLWKFALEARITLHVIVHYGQNTHHMIEAVFKALGRALDEATSIDPRVQGVPSTKGVL; this is encoded by the coding sequence ATGGCGGAATTGACAGGACGCGTATCGGAAGTAGCTCGCAAAACAAATGAAACAGACATTAAGCTGGCGTTCTCGGTAGACGGAAGCGGAGCAGCCAGCCTTGAGACGGATGTGCCTTTCCTGAACCATATGCTGGATTTGTTCACGAAGCACGGTCAGTTCGACCTGACGGTCAATGCGAAAGGCGATATTGAAATCGACGACCACCACACGGTGGAGGATATTGGCATCTGCCTCGGGCAAACGCTGCGTGAAGCACTCGGCGACAAGCGCGGAATCAAGCGTTACGCGAGCGTATTCGTGCCGATGGATGAAGCGCTGGCACAGGTTATTATTGATGTGAGCAACCGCCCGCATTTCGAATACCGCGCGGAGTATCCTTCAAGCCAAGTAGGCAGCTTCTCTGTAGAGCTGGTACAAGAGTTTCTATGGAAGTTTGCGCTAGAAGCGCGCATTACGCTGCATGTTATCGTACATTACGGCCAGAATACGCATCATATGATTGAAGCGGTATTCAAGGCGCTTGGTCGAGCGCTGGATGAGGCGACTAGCATTGATCCTCGCGTACAAGGAGTGCCTTCGACGAAAGGAGTGCTGTAG